In one Stieleria sp. JC731 genomic region, the following are encoded:
- a CDS encoding RrF2 family transcriptional regulator, with protein sequence MLSKTAEYALRSILCLASRDSAASADTLATETKVPRRYLTRVLQDLASAGFVTSRPGPGGGYVLSQPTDTTTILDVINVVDPIKRIKACPLGLKTHTELCPLHAKLDQAYADVESAFCSVTLKDLLESTSSIIPLCESAE encoded by the coding sequence ATGCTTTCCAAGACGGCAGAGTACGCTCTTCGTTCGATTCTTTGCCTCGCCAGCCGAGACAGTGCGGCTTCGGCAGACACTTTGGCTACAGAGACAAAAGTGCCGAGGCGGTATTTGACGCGAGTCTTGCAGGATTTGGCGAGCGCCGGTTTTGTGACATCGCGTCCTGGCCCTGGCGGCGGGTACGTGCTTTCCCAGCCGACTGATACGACGACCATCCTGGATGTGATCAACGTTGTCGATCCGATCAAACGAATCAAAGCGTGTCCGCTGGGGCTGAAAACGCACACCGAGCTTTGCCCGCTTCACGCAAAGCTTGACCAAGCCTACGCGGATGTCGAGTCAGCGTTTTGTAGCGTCACGCTTAAAGACCTTTTGGAGTCGACCAGTTCGATCATCCCGCTTTGCGAAAGTGCAGAATAG